A window of Candidatus Zixiibacteriota bacterium contains these coding sequences:
- a CDS encoding DUF1801 domain-containing protein, translated as MNPAKTVEEYLAKLPQVQRAVLEPLRRAIRAAAPQAVEVISYQIPTYKLNGPLVHFMAAKHHCSFICVDKSVPKQFAKELAGYKVSGTTIQFTPENPPAATLVKKIVKMRIKQNEGKR; from the coding sequence ATGAATCCGGCCAAGACCGTCGAGGAGTATCTGGCGAAACTGCCGCAAGTGCAGCGCGCGGTGCTGGAGCCATTGCGCCGGGCGATCCGCGCGGCGGCGCCGCAGGCGGTGGAAGTGATCAGCTACCAAATCCCCACCTACAAACTCAACGGGCCGCTGGTGCACTTCATGGCCGCGAAGCATCACTGCAGTTTCATTTGTGTAGACAAATCGGTTCCGAAGCAGTTCGCCAAAGAACTGGCGGGGTACAAGGTTTCGGGGACAACAATTCAATTCACGCCCGAGAATCCGCCGGCTGCGACCCTGGTAAAGAAGATCGTGAAGATGCGCATCAAACAGAATGAGGGAAAGCGATGA